The following DNA comes from Nocardioides sp. JQ2195.
GCGCACTGCCTGCGGAGTTCGCCGACCTGCGGGCCGACCTCGTCTACTCCAACGCGGTCATCGAGCACGTGGGAGGCGCCGAACGACGCCAGCGCTTCGCTGACACCGTCCACCGTCTCGGTGACCGGCTGTGGGTGCAGACCCCCTACCGCTACTTTCCCGTGGAGCCGCACTGGCTGTTCCCCGGCTTCCAGTTCCTGCCGGTTGCCACGCGCGTGGCCATTGGCAGGCGGTGGAAGCTGGTGCACACGCCCAACGGCGACTACGACTCGATGCTCGAGAGCGTGTTGTCGGTCGAGCTGGTGGGCCTCACCGAGTTCCGTCACCTCTTTCCTGGCGCCGAGATCCGCCAGGAGCGAGTCGCCGGCCTGACCAAGTCGATCATCGCGGTGCGCTCGTGAGCACGATGTCGGCTGCCGCGACCGTGGCACGCACCCTCGACGAGGTGGAGTCCCTCCGCCCGATCTGGACCAGCCTGCCGGTACCCAACATCGATGCCCACATCGACTACTACCTGGCCGTCGTGCGTTCGTCTCCGCAGGTCCTGCGGCCCCATGTGATCCACCTGCCCAGGGAGCACGGCGACCTGTTGGTCGTGGCCCGCCTGGTGGATCAGTCCTTTCCGCTCAGGTTGGGCTACCGGACGCTCGGAACGATCAGGGCGCGGACCCTCCTGGTCTCGTTCGACGGCATCCTCGGTGTCGAGACCACGGAGGATCGCAGGGTCGCGCTCGACCTGCTGCGCGAACAGCTGAGAGCCGGTGAGGCCGACGTGCTCGTGCTTCAGAAGGTCGAGGACGGTTGCGCACTGGACCTCGAGTTCCGGGCCACCTCCTCGCCGCTGTGGCAGACGACGACACCCAGCGTCGTCCGGCACCGTTTGACCGTTCCGAACTCGTTGTACGAGCTGCTCGAGAGCCGCCCATCACGCTCTCGCAAGCGCCTTCGACGCGAGATGAAGCTCTTCGACCGTGACTTCAAGGGTCGCTGGTCCCTCAAGAGGATCGACGCCGGCGGAGGTACCGACCAGCTGACCCAGGACATCGATGCCGTCGCCGCCCACAGCTATCAGCGTCACCTCGGCATCGGCAGCGTCGATGAACAGGTCCTGCACGCCCTCCGTGACCTGGCCCTGGACCGCGGTTGGTTGCGCGCCTGGATCCTCTACATGGATGCAGCACCGGTCGCGTTCTGGTGGGGCATGCTCCACGAAGGCATCCTCGAGCCCGGCGCGACCGGTTTCGATCCTGCTCTCCGGTCGTCGGGTGTCGGCTTCTTCACCCTGATGAAGATGCTCGAGGACACCTGCCTCGACCCGGACGTCAAGACCGTCGACTTCGGCTACGGCGAAGCCGACTACAAGCGACGCTTCGCGTCCGAGTCCAGCCTGCACTCAGACCTGCTCGTGTTTGCTGCCAAGCCGAGAGCGATGGCAGTGAGGGCTGCGCTGTTGGTCAACGGAGCGGTGGTCCGCGCGACCACCCGCCTGCTCGAGCGGTCGGGTCGAGTCCGGTCGATCAGGCGACGCTGGCGCTCGCTCGCGCATGGACCCGACGCTGCCGCCGAAGGGTCAGCCGGTGGTCGATGAGGATGGTCAGCGCAAGGGTCAGCAGTCCACCGGTCAGCAGGCCTCCCACCACCACCCTGGAGACATGCCCAGTGACATAGGTGACCGGTGCTTGCACAGGGATCTCCTGGGTCGTGATCCTCTGGTCGGGATCCGTGCCGACCTGGATGCGCCGGAGCTCGCGCTTGATGTCGCGGACGGCCGATTCACGGTGGACGAGGACCTCGTCGGCGTCGGGACCGACCACTTGGACGCTGAGCATCGGTGCGGTGAAGTTGTAGTCCCACTGGCCTCCCGAGTTGGGCAGCTTCACCAAGGTCCCGTCGCGAACTCCCGTGCTGGCGAGGGAGACCTCCTGGCTGGTGGCCGCACTCGTCTCGGTGTTGGCATTCACGAGCCGCTCGACCAACCCAGCCGTGGCGATCAAGCTCTCGGACTGGTCCACCAACGTGGTGTCGGTGACCTGCTCCGCGGAACGAGGGGCGACCAGGGCCACGTCGACCCGCGAGGTGTAGACACCCGGTCGGCCCACCAGCAGGAAGGTGAGGAACGCGGTCACCACGAGCCCACCCAGGGCGAGGTACCAGCGTCGACGAAGCACGATCAGGCACTCTGCCGTGGTCACCGCAGGTTCCCCCTCCTCATCGAGCTCGAGCCAATTCTAGGTGGGGCTCACGACGTTGGACGCAGTTTTCCGGTTTCGGGGTCAGCCCGGGCCACGGTTCATAGACTGGTGGGCGCGGTCGCACCCGTTCTGTCGATCGCTGAGATGGGGCGTTAGCCATGTACCTCCGAGACCTCTTGACGAGTTGCCTGCGGCGATGGCCGCTGCTGCTGGTCTGCCTTGCCGTCACGGCAGGGGCGACCTACGCGGTCTTCATGGCGATCTCGCCGTCCTATGAGTCCCAGGCCTCGGTCGTCCTGGTCCCGCCGCAGAGCAAGGAACAACCTGACCAGAACAGGTACCTCGGCCTCGGTGGCCTGAAGCAGTCCGCCGACGTGCTGGCCCGCACGATGATGTCGGAGGAGACCACCGCCGCGATCCGCGACGCTGCTCCGGAGGCCACCTACCAGGTGGAGCCGGACTGGGCCACGAGCGCCCCGATCCTGGACGTGAAGGTCACCAGCGACACAGCGCAGAGTGCTGAGGCCATGCTCGAGACGATCCTGCGCAGGATCCCGGTGAACCTCCGCAACCTGCAGGAGTCGGTCGACATCGCCGCGTCCAACCAGATCACGCAGGTCCTGGTCTCGCGCGACACTGCCCCGGACCCCGTCGAGAAGCTGCGCATCCGGCTCGCCGGGCTCACCTTGGCGGGACTCCTGCTGATGAGCGCCCTCCTCATCGCGGCCGTCGACGGGCTGATGCTCCGGAGGAGCTCGCGCGACAAGGTCACGGCCGCCTCCAGGACGAGATCGCCCAAGGGCGAGGGCGGCAACGCCACGAAGTCCCGACCGGCCGGCCATGGATCCGATCCGAAGGAGGACCAGTCCTCCGGCACCTCCGATCTCGAGCCAGTCTCTCGCACCTGACGGACCCGAGACATGTTGCTCAGCGAGAACTCACGCGCCAAGC
Coding sequences within:
- a CDS encoding class I SAM-dependent methyltransferase — its product is MSVGSMIRNRLVDSPDSLAERFRANRWAQFADTFPDLAELHVVDLGGTVSSWARAPMRPRHVTVLTLEPEGADAFDWIDAHRVDACALPAEFADLRADLVYSNAVIEHVGGAERRQRFADTVHRLGDRLWVQTPYRYFPVEPHWLFPGFQFLPVATRVAIGRRWKLVHTPNGDYDSMLESVLSVELVGLTEFRHLFPGAEIRQERVAGLTKSIIAVRS
- a CDS encoding GNAT family N-acetyltransferase encodes the protein MSAAATVARTLDEVESLRPIWTSLPVPNIDAHIDYYLAVVRSSPQVLRPHVIHLPREHGDLLVVARLVDQSFPLRLGYRTLGTIRARTLLVSFDGILGVETTEDRRVALDLLREQLRAGEADVLVLQKVEDGCALDLEFRATSSPLWQTTTPSVVRHRLTVPNSLYELLESRPSRSRKRLRREMKLFDRDFKGRWSLKRIDAGGGTDQLTQDIDAVAAHSYQRHLGIGSVDEQVLHALRDLALDRGWLRAWILYMDAAPVAFWWGMLHEGILEPGATGFDPALRSSGVGFFTLMKMLEDTCLDPDVKTVDFGYGEADYKRRFASESSLHSDLLVFAAKPRAMAVRAALLVNGAVVRATTRLLERSGRVRSIRRRWRSLAHGPDAAAEGSAGGR